The following coding sequences lie in one Frondihabitans peucedani genomic window:
- a CDS encoding carbohydrate ABC transporter permease: protein MTESGPAGAGATPAPARPGPSPAPRRRRSPRRRLVLVGWLMVLPALLAYALFVLYPLGTAIQYSLFDWNGIGVATWVGLGNYVEIFTDPSQLTPIFNALILIVFFTGIPVVAGLALSSLLRNMKQGPFASAARTILFLPQIVPLVAAGIAWSWMYAQTGTINAILDAVGLGFLTTSWLANFSTALPAVGLIGSWVLTGLCTVLLLTGMGKIDGSLYEAVRLDGAGWFREFFTITLPGVRQEIAVLTTITVISALSAFDVIYTTTKGGPGTTTLVPGIFIFRLAFVQSQVGLASAFGVVLLVFVLIIVLPIQRLTRERD from the coding sequence ATCACCGAATCCGGTCCGGCCGGGGCGGGCGCCACGCCTGCCCCGGCCCGTCCGGGCCCCTCTCCCGCGCCTCGCAGGCGCCGCAGCCCCCGCCGTCGGCTCGTGCTCGTCGGCTGGCTCATGGTGCTCCCCGCCCTCCTCGCGTACGCCCTCTTCGTCCTGTACCCGCTCGGGACGGCCATCCAGTACTCGCTGTTCGACTGGAACGGGATCGGTGTCGCGACCTGGGTCGGTCTCGGCAACTACGTCGAGATCTTCACCGATCCGTCGCAACTGACGCCGATCTTCAACGCGCTGATCCTGATCGTCTTCTTCACCGGCATCCCCGTCGTGGCGGGCCTGGCGCTGTCCAGCCTCCTGCGGAACATGAAGCAGGGGCCGTTCGCGTCCGCTGCCCGCACCATCCTGTTCCTCCCGCAGATCGTTCCCCTCGTCGCGGCCGGCATCGCCTGGTCGTGGATGTACGCGCAGACCGGCACCATCAACGCCATCCTCGACGCCGTCGGGCTCGGCTTCCTGACCACCTCGTGGCTGGCGAACTTCAGCACCGCGCTCCCGGCGGTCGGCCTGATCGGATCGTGGGTCCTCACCGGACTCTGCACCGTGCTCCTCCTCACCGGGATGGGCAAGATCGACGGCTCCCTCTACGAGGCGGTCCGCCTCGACGGCGCCGGCTGGTTCCGCGAGTTCTTCACGATCACGCTGCCCGGAGTCCGCCAGGAGATCGCCGTCCTGACGACGATCACCGTCATCTCGGCGCTCAGCGCATTCGACGTCATCTACACGACGACGAAGGGAGGGCCCGGCACCACGACGCTCGTGCCCGGCATCTTCATCTTCCGGCTCGCCTTCGTGCAGAGCCAGGTCGGCCTCGCCTCCGCCTTCGGCGTGGTCCTGCTGGTCTTCGTGCTCATCATCGTCCTGCCCATCCAACGACTCACGAGGGAGCGCGACTGA